The following are encoded together in the Candidatus Omnitrophota bacterium genome:
- a CDS encoding MerR family transcriptional regulator, with amino-acid sequence MTITDVADRIGVTPKTIMRWERAGKVSRSKRDWRGWRVYDKDGLRELKKFKDTLYIEEDGNGKTE; translated from the coding sequence ATGACAATAACGGATGTAGCTGACAGGATAGGAGTAACCCCTAAAACCATCATGCGCTGGGAAAGAGCAGGCAAAGTAAGCCGCTCAAAGCGGGACTGGCGAGGCTGGAGAGTCTATGATAAAGACGGGCTTAGGGAACTTAAAAAATTCAAGGACACGCTTTATATCGAGGAGGATGGAAATGGTAAAACTGAATAA
- a CDS encoding polysaccharide biosynthesis tyrosine autokinase, with protein MGKITEALKKAAQERLARIEKLDNREEVKFEFIAKKQVDSKIDPRIVTFHDPKSSVSEQYKMLRTNLAALGTKKPVKVMTITSSTHSEGKTITAINLAISMAHDLNNKNILLVDADMRRARITRYLGVASESGLSDILNDGANIDQALLNIGINNLTILPSGKIPHNPAELLGSGKFKNLVAALKNKYDYVIFDTPPIISVTDAGILGAQTDGVIMVIQANRTQKGVVKHAETLLRQAEAKLLGYILTNIQYHIPAYIYRYL; from the coding sequence ATGGGCAAAATCACCGAAGCATTAAAAAAAGCAGCGCAGGAACGCCTTGCCAGGATTGAAAAATTAGATAACCGGGAAGAGGTAAAATTTGAATTTATCGCAAAGAAACAGGTAGATTCCAAGATTGACCCCCGTATTGTTACTTTCCATGACCCAAAATCATCGGTTTCAGAGCAATATAAAATGCTAAGGACAAACTTAGCTGCTTTAGGGACTAAAAAGCCGGTAAAGGTCATGACTATTACGAGTTCCACTCATAGTGAAGGTAAGACCATAACAGCTATTAACCTTGCCATATCAATGGCGCACGATTTAAACAATAAGAATATCCTTCTTGTCGATGCAGATATGCGCAGGGCGCGTATTACGAGATATTTGGGTGTCGCTTCTGAGAGCGGGTTATCCGATATACTAAATGATGGCGCTAATATTGACCAGGCCTTGCTTAATATAGGTATAAATAACCTTACAATTTTACCTTCCGGTAAAATCCCCCATAACCCTGCTGAGCTTTTAGGCTCAGGGAAATTCAAGAATCTTGTTGCAGCGCTTAAGAATAAATATGACTATGTGATTTTCGATACCCCGCCAATAATCTCTGTTACAGACGCAGGCATACTTGGAGCCCAGACTGATGGCGTTATTATGGTTATTCAGGCAAACAGGACTCAAAAGGGCGTAGTCAAGCATGCCGAAACCCTCCTGAGGCAGGCAGAGGCAAAGCTCCTTGGTTACATTCTTACTAATATCCAGTACCACATCCCGGCGTACATATATAGATACCTATGA
- a CDS encoding four helix bundle protein, translating into MRTFRDLKVWQKGIDLVKEIYSISNSFPKEEQFGLTNQMRRAAVSIPANIAEGFRRAHAKEHKQFLNIALGSCAELETHVIIARELGYIEEEIHNYLLEILDHICAMTVNLSKRI; encoded by the coding sequence ATAAGGACATTTAGAGATTTAAAGGTTTGGCAAAAAGGTATAGATCTAGTAAAGGAGATATATAGTATTTCTAATAGTTTTCCTAAGGAGGAGCAATTTGGATTAACTAACCAGATGAGAAGGGCTGCTGTTTCTATACCGGCAAATATTGCTGAAGGATTCAGGAGGGCGCACGCAAAAGAGCATAAGCAATTCTTGAACATAGCGCTAGGTTCATGCGCTGAATTAGAGACACATGTAATTATTGCTAGAGAATTAGGTTATATTGAAGAAGAGATACATAATTATTTGCTTGAGATTTTGGATCATATTTGTGCAATGACAGTTAATCTTAGCAAGCGCATTTAA
- a CDS encoding SDR family oxidoreductase: MNFLVTGGAGFIGSHIVAKLLKDGHFVRVLDNFFSGKRENLSFATNNEQSTMNFELIEGDIRDKDTCKKACSGMDYVLHQAALRSVPKSMKDPQSYNEVNINGVLFMLKAAAEAKVKRFVFASSSSVYGDVDKFPQKEDFLPQPISPYALSKLTGEHYCHIFSEHFGLETVALRYFNVFGPRQALDDEYAVVIPKFIHSILNDKNPPIFGTGKQSRDFTFIDNVVQANILSATAPLSCGLSTGDCVPIAHRVFNVANGKDHSVLELVESLNKIIGKNIKPEFLPKRAGDVFRTCADISRIKNDIKFQPKIGFEEGLKITVEYFKEIYKK; encoded by the coding sequence ATGAATTTTTTAGTTACTGGGGGAGCGGGTTTCATTGGATCGCATATAGTAGCAAAATTGCTTAAAGATGGGCATTTTGTGAGAGTATTAGATAACTTTTTCTCAGGAAAGAGGGAAAATTTATCTTTTGCCACAAATAATGAACAATCAACCATGAACTTTGAACTAATAGAAGGCGACATCAGGGACAAGGATACCTGCAAGAAAGCCTGTTCCGGAATGGATTACGTACTTCATCAGGCAGCGCTTCGCTCTGTGCCTAAATCCATGAAAGACCCGCAAAGCTATAATGAAGTTAATATTAACGGCGTTCTTTTTATGCTCAAGGCAGCTGCAGAAGCAAAGGTAAAGCGTTTTGTATTTGCCTCTTCAAGCTCGGTATACGGAGATGTCGATAAATTCCCCCAAAAAGAGGATTTTCTTCCGCAACCGATCTCACCTTATGCTTTAAGCAAGCTTACCGGAGAGCATTACTGCCACATATTTTCAGAGCATTTTGGCCTTGAGACTGTTGCCTTAAGGTATTTTAACGTATTTGGCCCGCGCCAGGCATTAGATGATGAATATGCTGTTGTTATACCGAAATTCATACACAGCATTTTAAATGATAAGAATCCGCCGATTTTTGGTACGGGGAAACAATCACGCGACTTCACTTTTATTGACAACGTTGTTCAGGCTAATATTCTTTCGGCTACCGCTCCTTTAAGTTGCGGGCTGTCAACCGGAGATTGTGTTCCTATAGCCCACAGGGTTTTCAATGTAGCAAATGGTAAAGATCATTCTGTTTTGGAATTAGTTGAATCCTTAAACAAGATTATCGGCAAAAACATAAAGCCGGAATTTCTTCCTAAAAGAGCGGGGGATGTCTTTAGGACTTGCGCGGATATTTCAAGGATCAAGAATGATATAAAATTCCAGCCAAAGATAGGTTTTGAAGAAGGGTTGAAGATTACGGTGGAGTATTTTAAGGAGATTTATAAGAAATAA
- a CDS encoding ABC transporter ATP-binding protein, with product MANLCWRYLFVDFLYWYDDIPEKRTLFCGKHIMKNAIEFNNIWKKFKRGEKFNSLRDAIPNFFRKKIELEAGEFWALKDVSFEIEKGEVLGIIGPNGAGKSTILKLLSGIIIPNKGTMSINGRLAALIEVGAGFHNDLTGRENIYLNGTILGMTRKEIDSKFDRIVEFSGLSEFIDTPVKRYSSGMYSRLGFSVAAHMDPDILLVDEVLSVGDMAFQARCAEKMRELLGSGATIILISHNLPLVQNMCKKVILLHKGQILNEGHTNDVIPLYEKIVYSQREEEVKKEASKLDYKVKVREDSLVSIDEVAIYDGASNKKDIFSINEHINLQVLLGTKKKIERPVVSVEIVRADGVICCATNTKQDKFDLGNIDGKKTIEIGLGDINLLPGVYVLRLAVWDKDMLHPFCVRKQDILKIEGASLSATKGIFNLKVKWKLY from the coding sequence ATGGCTAATTTATGCTGGCGCTACCTCTTTGTTGACTTTCTTTATTGGTATGATGATATTCCAGAAAAACGAACCCTATTTTGCGGAAAACATATAATGAAAAATGCAATAGAATTTAACAATATTTGGAAAAAATTTAAACGCGGTGAAAAATTTAACTCTTTGAGAGATGCTATTCCTAATTTCTTCAGGAAAAAGATAGAGCTTGAAGCAGGAGAGTTTTGGGCGCTTAAAGATGTAAGTTTTGAGATTGAGAAAGGAGAAGTGTTGGGGATAATCGGTCCTAATGGAGCGGGAAAAAGCACTATTTTGAAGCTGCTTTCAGGCATAATAATACCTAATAAAGGCACTATGTCCATAAACGGGAGGTTAGCTGCTTTAATTGAGGTAGGTGCAGGTTTCCACAATGACTTAACCGGAAGAGAAAATATTTATTTAAATGGCACTATACTTGGCATGACAAGAAAAGAGATTGATTCAAAATTTGACCGTATAGTTGAATTTTCAGGGTTAAGCGAGTTTATTGACACTCCGGTTAAAAGATATTCTTCAGGAATGTATTCCAGGCTGGGGTTTTCTGTTGCAGCACATATGGACCCGGATATCCTGCTTGTTGATGAGGTGCTTTCAGTAGGAGATATGGCTTTTCAGGCAAGATGTGCTGAGAAGATGAGAGAGCTGTTGGGTTCAGGGGCAACCATTATTCTAATATCTCACAATTTGCCTTTAGTGCAGAATATGTGCAAAAAGGTAATTTTGCTGCATAAAGGCCAGATATTAAACGAAGGCCATACCAATGATGTAATCCCGCTTTATGAAAAGATAGTTTATAGCCAGAGAGAAGAAGAAGTAAAGAAAGAGGCATCTAAGCTTGATTATAAAGTAAAAGTCCGCGAGGATTCTCTTGTATCAATAGATGAAGTCGCTATCTATGACGGTGCGTCTAATAAGAAGGACATCTTTTCAATAAATGAACATATTAATTTACAGGTATTACTTGGAACCAAAAAGAAAATAGAAAGACCTGTAGTTTCTGTAGAGATTGTCCGCGCTGATGGAGTTATTTGCTGCGCAACTAACACCAAGCAGGACAAATTTGATTTAGGTAATATTGACGGTAAGAAAACAATAGAAATCGGCTTGGGAGATATAAATCTATTACCCGGGGTATATGTTTTACGGTTAGCTGTATGGGATAAGGATATGCTGCATCCATTTTGTGTAAGAAAGCAGGATATCCTTAAGATAGAGGGCGCATCTCTGTCAGCTACTAAAGGGATATTTAACCTAAAGGTAAAATGGAAGTTGTATTAG
- a CDS encoding SAP domain-containing protein, whose product MRLSEIEKKARDLGMKETWRFSKKELIKNIQKREGNFDCFGTAKGFCDQLGCVWRSDCVKQAI is encoded by the coding sequence ATGAGGCTTTCAGAAATTGAGAAAAAAGCACGAGATCTGGGCATGAAGGAGACATGGAGGTTTTCAAAGAAAGAGTTAATTAAGAATATTCAGAAAAGAGAAGGTAATTTTGATTGCTTCGGCACTGCTAAGGGGTTTTGTGACCAGTTAGGGTGTGTATGGAGAAGCGACTGCGTAAAGCAAGCCATATAA
- a CDS encoding polysaccharide export protein yields the protein MIKTGLGNLKNSRTRFISRRMEMVKLNKFILLVLLVTFVSNVQVMAEDEVKVIESQPAVSSAVTSQVANVSKQPALVMAEPVRPGVSFDPVKYTLGPDDVIEITVMRHPEFSGIYPVNLEGKIQYKFVGDLDVKGMTKDELAAKIKDAITAYVISPEVSVTILEFKSKVIYVVGEVGRPGKYFMRSESIPVREAVVEAGLPTLAAAMRRCRLITPDAKGRVKTKSVDLYSILYGGNLKYNYDMRPGDVLYVPATVMAKIVRVINPVTAPISSLNSGDSAATSLATR from the coding sequence ATGATAAAGACGGGCTTAGGGAACTTAAAAAATTCAAGGACACGCTTTATATCGAGGAGGATGGAAATGGTAAAACTGAATAAGTTTATTCTATTGGTTTTGTTAGTGACTTTTGTTTCAAATGTGCAGGTCATGGCGGAAGATGAGGTCAAGGTTATTGAAAGCCAGCCTGCTGTAAGCTCAGCCGTAACTAGCCAGGTTGCAAACGTTTCTAAACAGCCTGCCTTAGTAATGGCTGAACCTGTTAGGCCCGGAGTCAGCTTTGACCCGGTTAAATACACTCTTGGCCCGGATGATGTTATTGAGATTACGGTAATGCGCCATCCGGAGTTCAGCGGTATCTATCCGGTCAATCTTGAAGGAAAAATCCAGTATAAATTTGTCGGGGATTTGGATGTCAAAGGCATGACTAAAGACGAGCTCGCCGCAAAGATTAAAGACGCAATTACTGCATATGTTATAAGCCCGGAAGTAAGCGTAACAATCCTGGAATTTAAGAGCAAGGTAATATATGTAGTAGGCGAAGTGGGACGGCCCGGAAAATATTTTATGAGGTCTGAGTCTATACCGGTAAGAGAAGCAGTAGTTGAAGCTGGCCTTCCTACATTAGCAGCTGCTATGCGCAGATGCAGGCTCATTACTCCTGATGCAAAAGGGAGGGTTAAAACAAAGTCTGTGGATTTATATTCCATACTTTACGGCGGCAACCTTAAATACAATTATGACATGCGCCCGGGTGATGTGTTATACGTTCCGGCAACTGTTATGGCTAAAATAGTCAGGGTAATAAACCCTGTAACAGCGCCTATATCTTCACTTAACTCCGGAGATAGTGCTGCAACTTCTTTGGCCACAAGATGA
- a CDS encoding asparagine synthetase B codes for MSRICGVISSNLMEETSRSIVSSMNKLMQHESWHRIDEWVNHSVGLGHISIEAVNEEIQPIFNEDRTKAIIFAGKIFAYEEDKKYLIDRGHKFIYFDNDAEFILHLYEEYGVSKFRMLNGIFSFFIWDNLRKKAILVNDRYGMRPIYYMNDRNKKILLFSSELKAISKQRTFEKKIDWEAWNIFFRLGFLTGEDTFYKNIKVLPSGSVLYFYEDNLSIENYWSYNDISVAANQNLSTYIDDVTFLFKQSMKRRLLPEKKIALFLSGGLDSRGIAIELKNNKIPFETFTTSKFTSLDRDKNLASLIAQKMNVKNHFQELPDSFLDDIEWRKNYLLDYESDEHGWILPLLNQVPLDFKINYDGIAQDTICDSLLFRDENYIYLDMLESKKYEDFIYFWVYQKQFKFVKWSKNDNNNFNFFCPNIRKFFSDEIFFDNLEKHLIKYEGSPNQFIFFQLDNRTRREISLAPFQLIVNKLESFCPYLDNDYFEYIISLPRFTKRNQTLRSKLINELNPNFCGYNESNYISKYSDVYKKKLKFLVSIEKTLLKNSFFDLNNSNFLLRKFLSDYLLMKMGLLMESIEKDLYLKSSFNLIFPLYFFNKWLANEGFGKDDILIS; via the coding sequence ATGAGTAGAATTTGTGGCGTAATATCATCAAATCTTATGGAGGAAACCAGTAGGTCTATTGTAAGCAGTATGAATAAGCTTATGCAACATGAAAGTTGGCATAGAATTGATGAATGGGTTAATCATTCAGTCGGATTGGGGCATATTAGTATAGAAGCAGTTAATGAGGAAATACAACCAATCTTTAATGAGGATCGGACTAAGGCAATAATATTTGCAGGGAAGATATTTGCCTACGAGGAAGATAAGAAATATTTGATTGATAGGGGACATAAATTTATTTATTTTGATAATGACGCTGAATTTATTTTACACCTATATGAAGAATATGGAGTATCGAAATTTAGGATGTTAAATGGGATTTTTAGTTTTTTTATTTGGGATAATTTACGAAAAAAAGCAATTTTAGTTAATGATAGATACGGAATGAGGCCTATTTATTATATGAATGACAGAAATAAAAAGATTCTACTGTTTAGTTCTGAGCTAAAGGCTATATCAAAACAGCGTACCTTTGAGAAGAAGATCGATTGGGAAGCGTGGAATATATTTTTTAGGCTAGGTTTCTTAACAGGCGAAGACACATTTTATAAAAATATTAAAGTCCTTCCTAGTGGGTCGGTGCTTTATTTTTATGAGGATAATCTTAGCATCGAAAATTATTGGTCTTATAATGATATTTCTGTAGCTGCTAATCAGAATTTATCAACCTACATAGATGACGTAACCTTTTTGTTCAAACAATCAATGAAACGCAGATTACTACCGGAAAAGAAAATTGCTTTATTTCTTAGTGGAGGGCTTGATTCGCGTGGTATAGCCATAGAGTTAAAAAATAATAAAATACCATTTGAGACTTTTACTACAAGCAAATTTACTAGTCTCGATAGAGATAAAAATCTCGCTAGTCTTATTGCTCAAAAGATGAATGTAAAGAATCATTTCCAGGAGTTACCGGATAGCTTTTTGGATGATATAGAATGGCGTAAAAACTATTTACTTGATTACGAAAGTGATGAGCATGGTTGGATTTTGCCATTATTGAATCAGGTTCCTTTAGATTTCAAGATTAATTACGATGGGATAGCTCAAGATACTATTTGTGATTCTCTCTTATTTCGTGATGAAAATTATATATATCTGGACATGCTAGAGTCCAAAAAATACGAAGATTTTATATATTTCTGGGTATATCAAAAACAATTTAAATTTGTAAAATGGTCTAAAAATGACAATAATAATTTTAATTTTTTTTGCCCTAATATTAGAAAATTTTTCTCAGATGAAATATTCTTCGACAATCTTGAAAAGCATTTAATTAAGTATGAAGGTAGTCCAAATCAATTTATTTTTTTTCAATTGGATAATAGAACAAGAAGGGAAATTTCGTTAGCCCCATTCCAGTTAATAGTTAATAAATTAGAGAGTTTTTGCCCATATTTAGATAATGACTATTTTGAATATATTATTTCATTGCCACGTTTTACCAAGCGAAATCAAACATTAAGAAGCAAACTTATAAATGAATTAAATCCTAATTTTTGCGGGTATAATGAAAGCAATTATATTAGTAAATATAGCGATGTTTATAAAAAGAAATTAAAGTTTCTTGTTTCTATTGAAAAAACACTTCTCAAAAATAGTTTTTTTGATTTGAATAATTCTAATTTTCTTCTAAGAAAATTTTTATCGGATTACTTACTGATGAAGATGGGTTTGTTGATGGAAAGTATTGAAAAAGATTTGTATTTAAAAAGTAGCTTTAATTTAATTTTTCCACTTTATTTCTTTAACAAATGGTTAGCTAATGAAGGGTTTGGTAAGGATGATATATTGATAAGCTAA
- a CDS encoding glycosyltransferase family 1 protein: MNICLVSREYPPEQGGGISTYIYNLAHGLQALGYKVFVVSSTENESISFEDRGVIIYRIKRPYLKFLSFLEDIFPLRAFLYSIDVAKKIRYLELSENIDLIEFQNWYAEGFWYLLFKHTRPVVIRLHTPYFEILRIKNLIPRIKDRLICWLEKTAVKKSDFITTSTVFHKTFMSNEYNIEPDKIKVIPLGVDVESNDESNDESNDTYFNPGDDKFNVLFLGRLEKRKGIDVLLEAIPYVIGQKQEINFYLVGIDKNEYFEKEFKKRYSNRYENSVHFIGYVGKPQKENFLRKCDLFVAPSLYESFGFVYIEAMRYGRPVIGCNGISAQEIIEHNKSGFLIPPNNVEALAKIILELFDDKVKREKVGMEARAKVKLQYSREKMAEATATFYTSIFK; this comes from the coding sequence ATGAATATATGTTTAGTTTCACGAGAATATCCTCCAGAGCAGGGTGGTGGTATATCTACATACATATATAATCTTGCGCATGGATTACAAGCTTTAGGTTACAAGGTATTTGTAGTATCCTCAACAGAAAATGAGAGTATTTCTTTTGAAGATAGGGGCGTTATTATATATAGAATTAAAAGGCCATATTTAAAATTCCTAAGTTTCCTTGAAGATATTTTCCCTTTAAGAGCCTTTCTTTATAGCATTGATGTTGCGAAGAAAATAAGATATCTTGAGTTATCAGAGAATATTGACTTGATTGAATTTCAGAATTGGTATGCCGAAGGTTTTTGGTATTTGTTATTTAAACATACTCGCCCTGTTGTTATCCGATTGCATACACCATATTTTGAAATTTTACGAATAAAGAACCTTATTCCTAGGATAAAGGACAGGCTTATATGTTGGTTAGAAAAAACAGCTGTTAAAAAAAGTGATTTTATTACAACTTCTACTGTTTTCCATAAAACATTTATGTCTAATGAATATAATATAGAACCTGATAAGATAAAGGTGATACCTCTAGGTGTAGATGTTGAATCAAACGATGAATCAAACGATGAATCAAACGATACGTATTTTAATCCTGGAGATGATAAATTTAATGTGTTATTTTTAGGAAGGCTTGAAAAGAGGAAAGGTATAGATGTGTTGTTAGAGGCGATACCTTATGTTATTGGGCAGAAGCAAGAGATTAATTTTTACCTTGTAGGTATAGATAAGAATGAATATTTTGAGAAAGAATTTAAGAAGAGATATTCTAATCGATATGAAAATAGTGTGCATTTTATTGGATATGTAGGTAAACCTCAAAAAGAAAACTTTCTTAGAAAGTGCGATTTATTCGTTGCTCCTTCTTTGTACGAATCGTTTGGTTTTGTTTATATCGAGGCAATGAGATATGGCAGACCTGTTATTGGTTGTAACGGTATTTCGGCCCAAGAGATTATCGAGCATAACAAGAGCGGTTTTTTGATTCCCCCTAACAATGTGGAAGCTCTTGCTAAAATAATACTTGAGTTATTCGATGATAAGGTTAAGAGGGAAAAGGTTGGAATGGAGGCACGTGCCAAAGTTAAGTTACAATATTCAAGAGAAAAAATGGCTGAAGCAACAGCCACTTTTTATACTTCTATATTCAAATGA
- a CDS encoding AAA family ATPase: MYEKFYGFNEKPFNTTPDSRYFFPSPKHTEALNSLIYAINERRGFVVVTGEIGVGKTTVWRTVLSKLDANTKVATITNTHLTCKELIAQILDELEVDYTPGTKQKLLAQLNHYLIQQLENDINVVLLIDEAQNLSFTALEEVRMLSNLETEREKLIQIILIGQPQLKEKLNNPKLEQFKQRIAVYYHMSGLSKQETEDYILHRLKIASSNGAGFFSPEALNSIYTHSRGIPRIINLMCDSALLSGYVYDTKQITDKIVSEVVKERELVI, encoded by the coding sequence ATGTACGAGAAGTTTTATGGATTTAACGAAAAGCCGTTTAACACTACACCTGATTCAAGGTATTTCTTCCCCAGCCCGAAACACACTGAGGCGCTTAACAGCCTTATCTACGCTATAAATGAGCGCAGGGGTTTTGTGGTCGTAACCGGAGAGATAGGCGTAGGAAAGACTACTGTCTGGCGCACTGTCTTAAGCAAGCTTGATGCTAATACTAAAGTAGCTACTATTACCAATACCCATCTTACCTGTAAAGAGCTTATTGCCCAGATACTTGATGAGCTTGAGGTTGATTATACTCCGGGCACGAAACAAAAGCTGCTTGCGCAGTTAAATCATTATCTTATACAGCAGCTGGAAAACGATATTAATGTTGTTTTGCTGATAGATGAAGCGCAGAATTTAAGCTTTACGGCTCTTGAGGAAGTAAGGATGCTTTCAAACTTAGAGACTGAAAGGGAAAAACTAATCCAGATAATACTTATAGGACAGCCTCAGTTAAAAGAAAAATTGAATAATCCAAAATTAGAGCAATTTAAGCAGAGGATCGCCGTTTATTACCATATGTCAGGATTAAGCAAGCAGGAAACTGAAGATTATATCCTGCACAGGCTTAAAATAGCAAGCTCAAACGGCGCAGGTTTCTTTAGCCCTGAGGCATTAAATTCGATATATACCCATTCAAGAGGCATCCCGCGAATTATTAACCTTATGTGTGACAGCGCGCTGCTTTCAGGGTATGTTTATGACACAAAGCAGATTACGGATAAGATTGTTAGTGAAGTGGTTAAGGAGAGGGAACTAGTTATTTAA
- a CDS encoding glycosyltransferase, whose amino-acid sequence MNYSFISIVIAAFNEEDNIPSLIDSLLALDYPKKNFEIIIVDNNSKDNTYNILSKYPTIKTLKQIKKGKPAAINLGILSSNGEIIANTDADCIVDKHWLLNINKSFEDKAIGIVAGPIKKACPRNMLEKSYSLRDEDFKVTMNLIKFQGGANLSFRRDVLNMVGFFDETLLRGQDLEICERVQLKTSYKFKYFDDVIVYTRYPHTIKRLLQTSIGDAFGKELLDKMNNKSHNIALHVIKLFEEIIYSIIQIFAKFFSKNKENKIESYYKDLYEIIRSFGRFFGHLRGHYYFLKNIFFKN is encoded by the coding sequence ATGAATTATTCATTTATTTCAATAGTTATTGCTGCTTTTAATGAAGAAGATAATATCCCTAGTCTGATTGATTCACTATTGGCTTTAGATTATCCTAAGAAGAATTTTGAGATAATTATTGTTGATAATAATTCAAAAGATAATACTTATAATATTTTATCTAAGTATCCTACTATAAAAACATTAAAACAAATAAAAAAGGGAAAACCAGCAGCTATTAATTTAGGGATATTATCATCAAATGGAGAAATTATAGCTAATACAGATGCAGACTGTATAGTTGATAAACACTGGTTGCTAAATATTAACAAATCATTTGAGGATAAAGCTATAGGGATTGTCGCTGGTCCTATAAAGAAAGCATGTCCGAGAAACATGTTGGAGAAATCATATTCCTTACGTGACGAAGACTTTAAGGTGACTATGAATCTAATTAAATTTCAAGGAGGGGCTAATTTGAGTTTCCGAAGAGATGTTTTGAATATGGTGGGTTTCTTTGATGAAACATTACTAAGAGGGCAAGACCTAGAGATATGTGAGAGAGTGCAGCTAAAGACGTCTTATAAATTTAAATATTTTGATGATGTTATTGTTTACACTAGATATCCACATACCATTAAAAGATTGCTTCAGACATCGATAGGAGATGCCTTTGGGAAAGAGTTACTAGATAAAATGAATAATAAAAGTCATAATATTGCATTACACGTTATTAAATTATTCGAAGAGATTATATATTCAATTATTCAAATATTCGCTAAGTTTTTTAGTAAAAATAAAGAAAACAAAATCGAGAGCTATTATAAAGATCTATATGAAATTATTCGATCCTTTGGGAGATTTTTTGGCCATTTGAGAGGTCACTATTATTTTTTAAAAAATATTTTTTTTAAAAATTAA